From Tautonia rosea, one genomic window encodes:
- a CDS encoding DUF669 domain-containing protein: MANQRPRLDDILSGGSGFDDLWNTTDAAGEFQPIPSGVYRCLVADGKLSEAKTGTPSFKVTFEVLDGDHAGRKVFHDLWLTPKALPTSKRDLAKLGIRNPADMRRPLPSGLVAEVKVALRSEDDGSTFNRVVAFKVLDEAPTVDPLAPDEDDLDPDEDDEDFGSHEDVRRFAERVATARGELFNPDAVKVRAVEADAVDDDGFDWQAGEQRGAKGMPRDAVDPDDDRRSRYR, encoded by the coding sequence ATGGCCAATCAACGTCCGCGCCTCGACGACATTCTATCCGGCGGCAGCGGGTTTGACGACCTCTGGAACACGACGGACGCCGCTGGCGAATTCCAGCCGATCCCGTCCGGCGTCTATCGGTGTCTCGTCGCCGATGGAAAGCTCAGCGAGGCGAAGACCGGGACGCCGTCATTCAAGGTCACCTTCGAAGTCCTCGACGGCGACCATGCCGGACGGAAGGTCTTCCATGACCTCTGGTTGACCCCGAAGGCGTTGCCGACCTCGAAGCGCGACCTCGCGAAGCTGGGGATTCGCAACCCTGCCGACATGAGGCGTCCCTTGCCTTCGGGCCTGGTCGCCGAAGTGAAGGTCGCGCTCCGAAGCGAGGACGACGGGTCGACCTTCAATCGCGTCGTGGCGTTCAAGGTTCTCGACGAGGCGCCGACCGTCGACCCGTTGGCACCGGATGAGGACGACCTCGACCCCGACGAGGACGACGAGGACTTCGGTTCTCATGAGGATGTCCGACGCTTCGCCGAACGGGTCGCGACGGCGAGGGGGGAACTGTTCAACCCCGATGCCGTCAAGGTCCGCGCCGTCGAGGCGGACGCCGTCGACGACGACGGTTTCGACTGGCAAGCAGGGGAACAACGCGGGGCGAAGGGGATGCCGCGCGACGCCGTTGACCCTGATGATGACCGGAGGTCGCGATACCGATGA
- a CDS encoding HNH endonuclease, which translates to MTRRIRTYQPAEKIKSYRPRPSVTRSESNTFTSSPRWRRLRAAILLDKPLCEDCEAKGTTTPATEVHHIQSRARRPDLALDPDNLKPLCRSCHSKRTARGE; encoded by the coding sequence GTGACCCGCCGTATCAGAACCTACCAACCTGCCGAGAAGATCAAGAGCTACCGACCCAGACCATCGGTCACCCGCAGTGAGTCGAACACTTTCACCAGTTCGCCCCGTTGGCGACGACTCCGCGCCGCGATCTTGCTCGACAAGCCGCTCTGTGAGGACTGCGAGGCGAAGGGGACCACCACACCCGCCACTGAAGTTCACCACATCCAGAGCCGAGCCAGGCGCCCCGACCTGGCGCTCGACCCGGACAACCTGAAACCGCTTTGCCGGTCTTGCCACTCAAAGAGGACGGCGAGGGGAGAGTGA
- a CDS encoding tyrosine-type recombinase/integrase, which produces MGRVFRKVVNRPVPTNAVIVEDSKGQRQAKWTPRGARRPMTAEVVTLDDGREVVRQETGVYLCRYRDADGRVREESTGCRDKAAAEQRLADLERQVDRVRAGVISPAEAAAVERSAGAIGDQIDAYLATLTGSKSHRDNTGRYLRRLAADLRWFRLADMRRDDLERWLADQSRPGEDGRPTRSARSRDAFRVAAAAFASWCVRVGRLPSNPFAALPKANLDADRRRPRRALTPDELRRLVDAAQNAPERPETTRGEGDDKSTRRPAQRLTGSDRAGLYALLAGTGLRINEVRLLTVADCRLDASTPHLRLSAAITKNGKSDTLPLRADLVPLLRPRVEGRRPTDPVFDVPADLIKRFHADCRRAKIDRYNGDGDQVDLHSLRLTFGSYLAAAGVPLTTAQKLMRHSDPKLTANVYTDPRLLDLAGAVEAIPSVAPSVPPVDRSGSPSVPPADDSGLITGAVIRAVKTSPAAPSVPPAAGSGSPSVPLSVPLTDDISGHSVAPSDTKRRKPKAS; this is translated from the coding sequence ATGGGAAGGGTCTTCCGCAAGGTCGTCAATCGACCGGTTCCGACGAACGCCGTAATCGTCGAGGACAGCAAGGGACAACGGCAGGCGAAGTGGACGCCTCGCGGCGCACGGCGACCGATGACGGCAGAGGTCGTGACCCTCGACGACGGACGCGAGGTCGTCCGGCAGGAAACCGGCGTCTACCTCTGCCGCTATCGCGACGCCGACGGACGGGTCCGAGAGGAATCGACCGGATGCCGGGACAAGGCGGCAGCGGAGCAACGCCTCGCCGACCTGGAACGGCAAGTCGACCGGGTCCGCGCCGGTGTCATCTCCCCTGCCGAAGCTGCCGCCGTCGAGCGGTCCGCCGGTGCCATCGGCGACCAGATCGACGCCTACCTCGCGACCCTCACCGGCTCGAAATCGCACCGGGACAACACCGGGCGCTACCTTCGACGCCTCGCCGCCGATCTACGATGGTTCCGCCTCGCCGACATGAGGCGCGATGACCTTGAACGCTGGCTTGCCGACCAGAGCCGACCCGGCGAGGACGGACGACCGACGAGGTCCGCCCGATCCCGCGACGCCTTCCGGGTCGCCGCTGCCGCCTTCGCCTCATGGTGTGTCCGGGTCGGTCGCCTGCCGTCGAACCCTTTCGCCGCCTTGCCGAAGGCGAATCTCGACGCCGACCGACGCCGTCCTCGACGGGCCTTGACTCCGGACGAATTGCGACGCCTCGTCGATGCCGCTCAGAACGCGCCAGAACGCCCTGAGACAACGCGAGGCGAAGGGGATGACAAATCCACCCGCCGACCGGCGCAACGCCTCACAGGGAGCGACAGAGCCGGCCTGTATGCCTTACTCGCCGGGACCGGACTCCGAATCAACGAGGTCCGTCTTCTGACGGTCGCCGACTGCCGCCTCGACGCCTCGACGCCTCACCTTCGGTTGTCGGCGGCAATCACGAAGAACGGCAAGTCGGACACCCTGCCGTTGCGTGCCGACCTGGTCCCCTTGCTTCGACCTCGCGTCGAGGGACGCCGACCGACCGACCCGGTCTTCGATGTCCCTGCCGACCTCATCAAACGCTTCCATGCCGACTGCCGCCGCGCCAAGATCGACCGATACAACGGCGACGGCGACCAGGTCGACCTGCATAGCCTTCGCCTCACCTTCGGGTCTTACCTCGCTGCCGCCGGTGTCCCTCTGACGACCGCTCAGAAGCTCATGCGGCATTCCGACCCGAAGCTCACCGCCAACGTCTACACCGATCCGCGATTGCTCGACCTCGCCGGTGCCGTCGAGGCGATTCCGTCCGTCGCGCCTTCGGTTCCCCCCGTCGACCGGTCCGGTTCCCCTTCGGTTCCCCCTGCCGACGATTCCGGTCTTATCACTGGCGCAGTGATAAGGGCAGTGAAAACGTCGCCTGCTGCGCCTTCGGTTCCCCCTGCCGCCGGTTCTGGTTCCCCTTCGGTTCCCCTCTCGGTTCCCCTCACTGACGACATCTCAGGTCATTCCGTGGCACCTTCCGACACGAAGCGCCGCAAGCCGAA
- a CDS encoding DnaB-like helicase C-terminal domain-containing protein: MRTFVTAEGLFGDWLDDLHSTEPPLTWSSGDECFDHVELAPGRIVLVGGGPGAGKTAAILQWVFGMLETNPDLRVLVANVEMSPMTLMTRQLSRLSGIPLTAIRKRQVDPADRRKLDEAASRIGAAGDRLAFGSDPHRLDAIATAASDHGADLVVLDYLQRIAPASKADGMRDRINALMSEMRRLANVGGIAILAAAALARGGQAKYEGKGMGLGSFRESSELEYGADDALLLYPSEDDDPSSLVRSMTLHHAKCRDGEQRDVSLEFHRRTQRFKLNPWSPSTDWTMTVASNGKGKKR, translated from the coding sequence ATGAGAACCTTCGTCACTGCCGAAGGGTTGTTCGGCGATTGGCTCGACGACCTGCACAGCACCGAACCGCCGCTCACCTGGTCGTCCGGCGACGAATGCTTCGACCATGTCGAACTCGCGCCGGGTCGGATTGTCCTCGTCGGCGGGGGACCGGGCGCCGGGAAGACTGCCGCGATCCTGCAATGGGTCTTCGGCATGCTCGAAACCAATCCCGACCTTCGCGTCCTCGTCGCCAACGTCGAGATGTCGCCGATGACCCTGATGACCCGGCAGCTATCCCGATTGTCCGGGATCCCGCTCACCGCGATTCGGAAACGGCAGGTTGACCCTGCCGACCGCCGCAAGCTCGACGAGGCGGCAAGCCGGATTGGCGCCGCTGGGGACCGCCTCGCCTTCGGGTCCGACCCTCACCGGCTCGACGCCATCGCGACCGCCGCAAGCGACCATGGCGCCGACCTGGTCGTCCTCGATTATCTTCAACGGATCGCGCCGGCGAGCAAGGCGGACGGCATGCGGGACCGAATCAACGCCCTGATGTCCGAGATGAGGCGCCTTGCCAATGTCGGCGGAATCGCGATCCTCGCCGCTGCCGCGCTGGCGAGAGGCGGACAGGCGAAATATGAGGGGAAAGGCATGGGTTTAGGATCGTTCCGCGAATCGTCTGAACTCGAATACGGTGCCGATGACGCCTTGCTGCTCTATCCCAGCGAGGACGACGACCCGTCGAGCCTTGTCCGGTCGATGACCTTGCACCATGCCAAGTGTCGGGACGGCGAGCAACGCGACGTTTCCCTCGAATTCCATCGGCGGACCCAACGGTTCAAGCTCAATCCCTGGTCACCTTCGACCGATTGGACGATGACCGTAGCGTCGAACGGCAAGGGGAAGAAACGATGA
- a CDS encoding helix-turn-helix domain-containing protein gives MSRPNRSDANKRRWFWRQWMSLLHGLADVDMRDLNRSEMVVYLALLRDTKPDGTARAGLSDLATRGGMSRSSTIRAVQSLVDQGKITIVKPGVPGKATLYTLLPLDAFRKLNPVAARWIDGEE, from the coding sequence ATGAGCCGTCCGAACCGATCCGACGCCAACAAACGCCGCTGGTTCTGGCGCCAATGGATGAGCCTGTTGCATGGCCTCGCCGATGTCGACATGAGGGACTTGAACCGCTCCGAAATGGTCGTCTACCTCGCCTTGCTGCGCGATACCAAGCCGGACGGGACGGCGCGGGCCGGATTGTCCGACCTCGCGACGCGAGGGGGGATGAGCCGATCCTCGACGATTCGAGCCGTTCAATCCCTCGTCGACCAGGGGAAAATCACGATCGTTAAACCCGGCGTCCCTGGCAAGGCGACCCTGTATACCTTGCTGCCGCTCGACGCCTTCCGTAAGCTCAATCCGGTCGCCGCCCGATGGATTGACGGCGAGGAATGA
- a CDS encoding helix-turn-helix transcriptional regulator gives MTAIEAASPSSLSTRRLIDADQVAAKLGMSKRQVFRAADAGTIPTGVKLGRLRRWDEVDLDRFILDGCRPAGRRRYG, from the coding sequence ATGACTGCAATTGAAGCGGCATCCCCTTCGTCGCTTTCGACTCGTCGCCTCATCGACGCCGACCAGGTCGCCGCGAAGCTGGGAATGAGCAAGCGGCAGGTTTTCCGCGCCGCTGATGCCGGGACGATTCCCACCGGCGTCAAGCTCGGACGCCTTCGACGCTGGGATGAGGTCGACCTCGACCGGTTCATCCTCGACGGTTGCCGACCGGCAGGGAGGCGCCGCTATGGCTAA